The genomic interval ATTGCATGCCTATTACGGTCGCAGCCATATTTTGCAAGGCGTCAACCTGAAGGTGGACCGGGGCGAAATCGTGAGCCTGCTCGGACGCAATGGTGTCGGCCGTTCCACAACCTGCATGACCATCATGGGGCTGGTGCCGCCGCACGGCTCGATCCAGTACAAAGGCGAAGAGGTGGCCGGCCTCAAACCCCACCAGGTCGCCCGCAAGGGCATCGGGTTCGTACCCGAGGACCGTTGGATCTTCCCGGGGTTGACCGTGCTTCAGAACCTTCAGTTGGGCCAGAAGAGTAAAAAGCAGGCAGGACGCTGGACGATCGACGATGTCTTCAAAATTTTTCCGCGCTTGGGAGAACGCTCGAATGTGCATGGCGGTTTGATTTCCGGCGGAGAGAAGCAGATGCTCACCATCTGCCGCACCCTCATGGGCGATCCCGACTTCATCATGATCGACGAACCCACCGAAGGCTTGGCGCCGCAGATGGTCAAGCAGGTCGGCGACCTGATCGAAGAGATTGCCGGCCGCGGCGTATCGGTACTGCTGGTGGAGCAGAAACTGAGCATCGCCTTGAGGATTTCCAAACGTCTCTACATCATGGGGCACGGTAAGATTGTCTTCGAAGGCACCCCAGATGATATCAAAAACGACCAGACCATCCGCAAAGAGTGGCTCGAGGTATAGGCAGAGTCAATTTCATGGCTCAAGATCAAATCGAGACAGGGGCGGACCGAGGTGGCCGCCCCTGTTTGTCTTCATTTTTTTCAGAAGGCCATCGCATCAAACTTTGAAGATCCCCACCAGCTTGTCGAGTGCTTCGGCCAGATCGGAAAGCTCCCTGGAGTTGATGTTCACTTGGGCGCTGCTCTGGGAGATGTCGCCTGCCGAGCTGGTAACCAGGCCGATCTGCCTGGCGATCTCGCCGGACACCTCCGAACTTCTGGAGACATGGGCATTGACGTCCGTGATGCCCCGGGCGGCCTGGGAGACATTGTCGGAAATATTCCGGGTGGTCGCCGATTGCTCTTCCACGGCCGAGGCGATGACCATGACACTTTCGTTGATGTCTTTGACGACGCTGGTGATTTTTTCGATTTCGGCCACCGTGCCGTCGGTTGAATTCTGAATCGCATCGACGCGATGTTTGATCTCCTGGGTCGCTTCCGCCGTCTGTTTGGCAAGTTCCTTGATCTCGTTGGCCACCACGGCAAAGCCCTTTCCTGCGTCACCGGCCCGCGCCGCCTCGATGGTGGCGTTGAGCGCGAGGAGATTGACCTGTTCGGAGATGTCCGTGATGGTTTCGACGACCTGGCCAATTTCGCGGGCCGAACCGCCCAGTTCTCCCACCTGGGTCGATGCCTTGTCAGCCTGGGTGACCGCCTCGCCGGTGATGACGCGCGCCTTGGCGGCGTTTTGGGTGATTTCATTGATCGTGCTGGTCATCTCACCGGCGGCGCTGGCCACCATGTTGACGTTGACCGAGGCCTCTTCCATGGCCGCGGCGATGGATGTCATGTTTTCATTCATCTGTTCGGATGCGCCCGATACGCTCTGGGCTTCGCCGGCCGCCTGCTCGGCCCCGCCGGCCAATGCTTCCGATATTTTGGACAGTTGAGTGGAAGAGCTGTTGAGCCGGGTAGAATTCTCCTTGACCTGGTGGATGATGGTGTGCAGCCGTTCCAGAAAGAGGTTGAACCATCTGGAAAGCTCACCCAGTTCGTCGTTAGAATGGATTGTCAGCCGTTGGGTCAAGTCGCCTTCGCCTTCGGCGATGTCCTTGACTCTGGCGAGCATGCCGACCACCGGCCGGACCAGTGCCCGGGACATCAACCAGGTGGCCGGTGCCACAAGGATCATGCAGGCCAGGGCGACGACGCACAACACAAGAATCATCTGGCGGTTGTTGGCTTTGGTGATGGCATCCGGTTGCAACAAGGCCAGCGCGCCGCACACTGCCTCTCGATTGTGAATGGGCAGCACGCTTTCATAATAGCCCTCCTTGTCGAGCTCAATGCTGCCGAATCGGGCCTGCGCCCGTTCCAATTGCCAGTGTTGACCGTCTTGGCCGGACAATCCCCGGGTGTCGATGGCCTTGTAGGCCGTCGCATCGCCGGCACTGAAGCGGTCACCGGCAAAGAAGGCGACCTTCAAACCGGTGAGCTTTTGTATCCAGGCCGCAAAGTCGTTATCGAGGCGCAGGAGGGTAACGGCTGCGCCTACGAACTTCGTTTCGAGCTGTTTGGTTTGTGAGTTGAAGGTTTCCGTGGTGACAGGCAGTTCGATGCGGATACACAGGTGATTTTCGATGGCCTGGAAACTGATCTTCTCTTCCTGAGATAATTCGCCATCATGGGTGTTGGCGATCCATTGATTGTCCTTTTCCGGGACCAGGTTCAACTCATTGGTACGCAGGCTCTCTCCGTCTGCAACCAGGATGTGGCGCAAGTTACCGGTTTCCAACAGGCCGACCCGGTAACCTTCCCCGGCTTGCCGGGCGGCAAAAGCAATCAGTCGGCCTTCGGCATTGTAAAGGGCAGCCTTCCAAAGGTTTCCGCCGGCAGCGGTTCGATGCAGGGCGACAATCAGTTCATTATAAGATTCCTGCGTCATTCCAGAGTCATAGGAGGAGTCCCGGTACTCTTCCAGGAAACCCATGCTTTCTCCCATCTTGTTGACCACGATCATTTGCCGGGCGGCCGCCAGCATGGCGTTTTGTTTTTCTATAAGGGTGTGGCGCAAGGTTTCGGTCGAATTGCTCATCGACTGTCGGACCATGGCGCGGTTTTGGCGTTGGATGATCACCGAAACCACGATAGTCGAAACGATGCTGACCAGCAGCACCATCATCAAGGTGCTCAGGGTGATTTTTGAACCGAGCTTCATTTTGAGTTGGATGCGCATTGCGATTCCCTTTGATTGTTATCGATTTTAAAAACAAGCCTGCTACAGCAGTTATCGGTCAGCCGAAAAAATAAATTAGATTTATTTTGTATCGCTTAGATATGGCCAGATCGGAC from Desulfatitalea tepidiphila carries:
- a CDS encoding ABC transporter ATP-binding protein, whose protein sequence is MLEVKELHAYYGRSHILQGVNLKVDRGEIVSLLGRNGVGRSTTCMTIMGLVPPHGSIQYKGEEVAGLKPHQVARKGIGFVPEDRWIFPGLTVLQNLQLGQKSKKQAGRWTIDDVFKIFPRLGERSNVHGGLISGGEKQMLTICRTLMGDPDFIMIDEPTEGLAPQMVKQVGDLIEEIAGRGVSVLLVEQKLSIALRISKRLYIMGHGKIVFEGTPDDIKNDQTIRKEWLEV
- a CDS encoding methyl-accepting chemotaxis protein; its protein translation is MRIQLKMKLGSKITLSTLMMVLLVSIVSTIVVSVIIQRQNRAMVRQSMSNSTETLRHTLIEKQNAMLAAARQMIVVNKMGESMGFLEEYRDSSYDSGMTQESYNELIVALHRTAAGGNLWKAALYNAEGRLIAFAARQAGEGYRVGLLETGNLRHILVADGESLRTNELNLVPEKDNQWIANTHDGELSQEEKISFQAIENHLCIRIELPVTTETFNSQTKQLETKFVGAAVTLLRLDNDFAAWIQKLTGLKVAFFAGDRFSAGDATAYKAIDTRGLSGQDGQHWQLERAQARFGSIELDKEGYYESVLPIHNREAVCGALALLQPDAITKANNRQMILVLCVVALACMILVAPATWLMSRALVRPVVGMLARVKDIAEGEGDLTQRLTIHSNDELGELSRWFNLFLERLHTIIHQVKENSTRLNSSSTQLSKISEALAGGAEQAAGEAQSVSGASEQMNENMTSIAAAMEEASVNVNMVASAAGEMTSTINEITQNAAKARVITGEAVTQADKASTQVGELGGSAREIGQVVETITDISEQVNLLALNATIEAARAGDAGKGFAVVANEIKELAKQTAEATQEIKHRVDAIQNSTDGTVAEIEKITSVVKDINESVMVIASAVEEQSATTRNISDNVSQAARGITDVNAHVSRSSEVSGEIARQIGLVTSSAGDISQSSAQVNINSRELSDLAEALDKLVGIFKV